ATCGGTAGAGATCGAATCACCAGTGTTGATCACGCGAAAGTCGACAAAGCACTAGAGGTCACCGGACTGGCCGAATCCGATGTTTACGAGATCGAAGAAAGCGAATACGTCAGAAAAGCCGATGTCGACGAAGCAGTGAAAGAGAGCCGACTGCAAGGCTTGAAGAATCAGCTCGCAGCGACGGAAGGAGACGAAGCACAAGAACTGCGCGAGGAGATCGAGGAACTCGAAGAGAGAATCGAGGAGCTGACCAGTTTCCGAACAGGATCAGAGGTGTGAACAGACTCATTGTTATACTTTCACTCCGGTTTGAGGAATTATTTATTTACTTGGGGTAATTCCGTACATAGAGGGCGCTAGGCCCTCAGTGTCACGCGCTCCTTTCCACTTTCAACGAGATACGAGGTGAGAACCAATGACTACAACCAATCCCCCGATACTCGGCGATTGTCCCTCCTGTAGTGCAACTGTTACAACTAGTGATGTGCTTATCCAGTACGAAGTTGATGGACAGCCAGCCGTCTACGCCGAATGTCCTCATTGCCGAGAGGTGGTGAACCCAGCGTGAATAGGATTCATCAACTGAAGCAGATATTGGTGCCGGAGACGCAGACCACTCGCTTAGCCGAGTGTCGGCACTGCGGAGAGTCAGTAGACGCTGAAACAGAGGCGTGCCCGGAATGTGGTTCGAACGAGATTGCACGGTATGAATTCTGACTGTTGACCAGTCGGAGTCGTCACTAAAACGGCTTCAATACGTGATAGGTGATTGAGAGCTACTGGATTGGTGACCGATCAAGGGCATATTCCTCAGCCAGTTCCACAACATCGTAGACGTGAATCCCTGATTTGAACCACAGCACACGGTCATCCATCCCTTTGAAATCCTCTGATGAGCAATCCAGTCGTTCGGAGACGGACATAATAAGGTTGTCATGGTTGGCTTCACGTATCTTTGTCAGCTTCTCATCAAGGTACTCAGGCGTCCAGAAGCCGATAACCTCGAAGATTGCTCGCCGTCCATCGGGGTGTTCGATAGCAAAATCAGGGAGCATCACCTCCGCACCTAAATCAAGCACATCGTCTTCTCTAATCAGGTGCCAGTCTGTGTTCGCTCGCTCCCACTTCTGGGCAAGCGTCCGCTCGACATCGGAGTCGAACTCGCCTTGGGCTGCGTAGTGTGATGACAGATCCTCGGTATGGTCAAGCTCAAACGAGAGTGTTCGACCTGCCGACCCACCCTCATCGTTAAGAATGTCGGCCTCCATCTCCCAGCGGTCGCATAACGGGAGGGCAGGCAGGAAGTTCGCCATCCGTATCCCATACTTCCGCGATTTCGAGAACAGAGATGCTGCGCCGTCCAGTATGGCTTCGTATCCGTCCGCAAGGTTAGTACTCGCCACGCGAGCTCCGGTGCTGTCGATTGGATAGATGCGGTGCATTAGTCCGAAGAGCTTCACGTAGCTGAACACTGTCGCAAAGGAGTCCCAGACACGTACCCGCATCTCTGTGGCATCGTACAGTACCGCCTGTGCCAAAGCGAGATTATACCGAGTAAGCAGCCACTCGGTCGTGATCGTGTCTTCGGCGTAGGATTCATCGCTATTGCCCGTTAGCCGTGTTGTCGTTGACGAGTCGTCTGTCTCGTCGTATTCATCGGAAACCCGGTGTCCGAACCGAACGAGGCGTTTGTTCTCCTCCAAGTCAGCATACATGCCCCGGTAGCATTCTTCGAGTGTGATTCCCAACTGGTCAGCGACAGAGCTGTACACCTCTAACTGCTGTGTATCGTCACCGAGCGTCGGCTGGCGGACAATCGGATACGAATCGTTTGCCTTCTCGAAAAGCGCTTGACGAATCGCTTGGGGCTCTACTGGCGCGACCGTCTCGAACTCACACTCGTCTCGCAGCAGCTTCGCCAGTCCCTGGACGATTTTGTAGTCCGTATCTGCAACAGTGAGTTGGTCAATCGTGTCTTCCAACTCGCCTTTCGGGTCACCAAGATGCTCGTTGAAAATCTCGATGAGCTCAGCAGCCGTTTGTTGATACCGGTGCTCGTCGACGTCGATGAACAACGGGCTAATGTTATCATCATGTGTGCGCGAGCGTGCGAGGTCAGCTGTTAGCATTCGTACTCACTCCCTGCCGACGCTGTTCAGAGACGTAGGTCTCGATTGTGTCGTCGGCAATGATTTCGTAGAGACGAGCGGGTTGACGGTCGTCTGTCGGTCGGAGAATCCGTCCCAAGCGCTGTGCGTACTGTCGTTTCGAGGCGCTTCCAGAGAGAATGATACCTACGTTTGCAGACGGAACGTCAATCCCTTCATCTAGGACCTGCGACGTAGCCAGCATCGAATACTCACCTGTCCGGAATCGCTCTAGGATCTCGGTGCGTTCGTCAGTCTCGGTCTGGTGGGTGATACAGGGCACGATGAACTCTTGGGAGAGCTCGTAAGCGAACTCGTTATTCGCAGTGAAAATGATGGTACGGTCGTCGTAGTGTCGTTTTAGCAGATTATCGAGTGTATCCAGTTTCTTGTGTGCAGTCCGAGCGATTGTCTCGGCTCGCTGCTTGGCGATGAGGGCTCGTCGCCCCTGTGAGTCATACGAGGTGCGTTTGAGAAACTCCGCATAGCCCTGTTCTTTCCAGAGATCAAAGTCGTGACTGTCGACGTAGTCACGGTAGATCTGGTACTCTTCGTTGTATCGCTCTCGTTCATCAGAGGTGAGTTCGACTTGGAGATGGATGGTCTCGTACTCGCTGAGAAACTCGCCTGCCAGTTCGTCAACGTCTTCGCGATAGACGACCGTGCCGAGTAACTCTTCTAGGTCTTCGTGGGCTCCATCAGAACGTTCATACGTTGCAGTGAGACCCAGCCGGTATGGAGCGATGGTCATCTCGGGGATTTGTTGATACGTCGGGGCCGGCAGATGATGTACTTCATCAACGACGAGCAGCCCGAACTGATCGCCATACTCGTTGATATAGCGGTACGCAGAGTCGTAGGTCGTCACCGTGATGTCCGTCACATCATGGCTGCCACCGCCAAGGACACCAACGCCCTCCGGGAGCTGGTCGTCGAATGCATTCGTGAGCGTAGCGTGCCATTGGTTCATGAGGTCAATCGTCGGCACGACGACGAGCGTACTCACAGCTGCATCCGCAATAGCTTGAACAGCGAGGAACGTCTTTCCACTCCCAGTTGGCAGAATCACACTCCCCTGTCGGTCATTCTGTTTCCACGCTGTGAGAGCCTTCTGCTGGTAATCGCGCGGTTCAATAGCGACGGAGGGGGTGAAATAGAACGTGGAGTAGGCACGGGCGTCGTCGGTCAGGTCAGTTACAGTCGCTGTGGATTCTTCGAGCGTTGCCTGCCCATCAGGTTCGGTTGCCCAGTCTCGAATGTCACGGTAACGTTGGGCCTGTGCTCGATACTCGTTGATACGGTCATCCCATTCAGCATATGGCACGGACTCGGGAGCGTTCTCAAGAAGGAGTGTTCCGTCATCGAACGAGAGTCGCATACAGACTTCTCTATACGGGTCGGACACTTGTTGTTGCTGGAGCAGACACATCTATAGATAGACTATATTAGAACGCTCTTGTGGCGTAGATTGTTGGTGACGGTCTCGTAGATTGGCTGAGTTTCTAGAGATCTCTCGTTCAACCAATCTCGCCCCAGTTCTGGATCGGCTGATCGCGTGGTCCAGTTCTTGCAAAATGACCAGACGGCTCTCCACCAACAATCTCCTATGGAAGAGCGTAAGTACATTCACCGAACGGCTGATTCGGCATCTACTGGTCGGAAGCAACACCTCGTGAAGAGTTGTATGACCCCTCGATACAGAGGCTGAGGTCAGCATAGACAGAGAAAGTCCGATCAGTTAGAGTGACCCCGGTTGCTTTCGATGTGAATGTCCGAGAAACAACAGTTACGTATTTGATATCGCGTATACGAATGAACTGTATGCTCCGTGGGGATATCTTGGTGGGGATACTGCTCGTTCTGTGGACGATTACAGCGCCTGTACCTGTCAGTGACGCCACCGCTACCTCGGTTCACTCAGAGCCTCCTCTCGGCTCAGTCGATAAGGTGCAACAGGCGACGGAGACACCAACTCAGTCTGAAGGGAATGAAACCATCTTCAGGGAGGTTGAGACGGACAACAGTTCGTTCGTCATTGAGGCTAATCTGTCACTCTTTACGACGCTGTTTGAGCCGGGGTCTGTCCTCCGGATCGTGACGGGCGGAACAGCGTACGGCGAGCGTGTCGTCTGGTTCGATATCGGTATCGCTCGCAGCCAGGATGGGTTTGAAACCCGAGCCGATATGATGATCAACCTACCATATCTGTAGGGCGTCGAATCAAATAGCACGGCTCCAATCCGGTTCAGCAAGGTGCAACAGAGGGCCAACTAATACATTCCTGCTGTTGTCCACAACGGTGGATATGTTCCCGACGAGTGCACCAAATTAACCAATTAGAGTGTCTCTGGGCGCTTCTCAAGCCGCAGTGGGCAGAATCCTATGGCTTCTCAGGGCTTAGAGCATCCCCCCGAACCCACTATCTCCTTCGCTCACCGAATCTTACGGGCACGCCGATTCACAGGCTAATTGATTGTATCGCCCTCAATGTGTTCCACTAAATTAGCGAAGAGTGTATTGTTTCGTTATTCTAACCGCGAGATAGCTGAACACGAGCGCAAGGACGCCACTAGTAATCGTTAGACCAGCCTGATCTTCTAAGAACGACTCGTCTTCGCCTAAACTCTCAGTACTGTTCGGTGACTGCTCATCTCCTGCATTACTCGTACCAGTTTCACCAGATGAGCCCTGCTCAACGGCTTCAGCGACCGCAAACGTCGAGTATCCAGGCGTTTCACCGGTCACCTGATACACCCCATCACCAACCGCAACTGTTGTTTCTAACGGGTGCCAGCCACTATCTTCAGTTGCTTTCCGATACATTTGCAGGTCGTCTATATCATCGGAGACATCACCCACATCGATATTCATCGTGACAGTTCCGCTGACCTGAGACGTATCAATATCGCCAGTATCGATGTCGACAGCAGCGTATGTATTCGCCGCCGGTTCAACCGTTGCGGGGCTTTCTGTGACTGTTACTTCTGACAGTCGTCCAGTATCGCTCCCCTCCAAGTTATCGCCGGTGAAAAAACTGAGCTGTGAGACACTTGTTCGCTCAACCGTTACCTGTTGGATCCCATTCTCGTCCGGGGCTGGAAGTTCAACACGCTCACTTTCAATTTCGGTATCGGACGGATTCTGTCCCCCATCGTCTCCGTCTCCATCCTCAGCTAACGATGACCCCCCACCGCTCCCACTACTGCCACCGTTGGAAGATGATGCAACAAGCGTTG
The genomic region above belongs to Natronomonas moolapensis 8.8.11 and contains:
- a CDS encoding DUF7837 family putative zinc-binding protein; protein product: MTTTNPPILGDCPSCSATVTTSDVLIQYEVDGQPAVYAECPHCREVVNPA
- a CDS encoding DUF790 family protein, whose translation is MLTADLARSRTHDDNISPLFIDVDEHRYQQTAAELIEIFNEHLGDPKGELEDTIDQLTVADTDYKIVQGLAKLLRDECEFETVAPVEPQAIRQALFEKANDSYPIVRQPTLGDDTQQLEVYSSVADQLGITLEECYRGMYADLEENKRLVRFGHRVSDEYDETDDSSTTTRLTGNSDESYAEDTITTEWLLTRYNLALAQAVLYDATEMRVRVWDSFATVFSYVKLFGLMHRIYPIDSTGARVASTNLADGYEAILDGAASLFSKSRKYGIRMANFLPALPLCDRWEMEADILNDEGGSAGRTLSFELDHTEDLSSHYAAQGEFDSDVERTLAQKWERANTDWHLIREDDVLDLGAEVMLPDFAIEHPDGRRAIFEVIGFWTPEYLDEKLTKIREANHDNLIMSVSERLDCSSEDFKGMDDRVLWFKSGIHVYDVVELAEEYALDRSPIQ
- a CDS encoding DEAD/DEAH box helicase, coding for MRLSFDDGTLLLENAPESVPYAEWDDRINEYRAQAQRYRDIRDWATEPDGQATLEESTATVTDLTDDARAYSTFYFTPSVAIEPRDYQQKALTAWKQNDRQGSVILPTGSGKTFLAVQAIADAAVSTLVVVPTIDLMNQWHATLTNAFDDQLPEGVGVLGGGSHDVTDITVTTYDSAYRYINEYGDQFGLLVVDEVHHLPAPTYQQIPEMTIAPYRLGLTATYERSDGAHEDLEELLGTVVYREDVDELAGEFLSEYETIHLQVELTSDERERYNEEYQIYRDYVDSHDFDLWKEQGYAEFLKRTSYDSQGRRALIAKQRAETIARTAHKKLDTLDNLLKRHYDDRTIIFTANNEFAYELSQEFIVPCITHQTETDERTEILERFRTGEYSMLATSQVLDEGIDVPSANVGIILSGSASKRQYAQRLGRILRPTDDRQPARLYEIIADDTIETYVSEQRRQGVSTNANS